The genomic window AAAATACTGAATACGAGGTTTTGTTTATTTCCCAGTGCAGAATAGTCGATCACGTCATTTACACCGTCTCCGTTCGGGGTAATTATATTCACAAGATTCGGAACAACGATATCTATGTCGATCGGATCACAGTCATACGAGTCTTTTACATAGATATGATTATCGCCGCGGGGCACATTGGTAAACACGTTGGAATCCTGCCATTTCACACCATCCATGGAATAGCGGTACGGTGGAGTTCCGCCTTTTACATTGACGGTAACCGTATTGTTTTTAATATCCACATCAGAGATTACAGGCTCTTCGGAGGCATATACTTTTACGGTCTGTGTGGCGATACATTCTCCGGTTTTCAGTTTTACCCAGTAGGTACCTACCGCTACATTGCTGATGGTCTGCGTAGTGGCCCCCGTGCTCCATTCATAAGCGGTAAATCCGGGACCTGCATCCAGTATCGTTTTATCTTCGATACAGATAATTTTATCTTTTAAAACCGGCGAATAGACCGGCGGAATAACGATCAGGTTAACTTTTGCAATGGCATAACAACCGTTGGTATCGGTTACTTTTACATACACGACGCTGTTTGGAGCGATGTAATTCAAAAAGCCAATAATTTCATTGCTTCCAGACTGTGCATCGGCCAGCGATTTATAATATTTTTTCGGCAGCGTCTGTGAAGTTACGGCTGCAGTTGATAAATTAAACAAAGCCACAGAAGGCGTAACTTCGATAGCACATGATCTCAAGGTAGCTTCCGTCACTACGATTGCAGGATAAAATTTCAGCGTAATCTGCGCGACAGCCGTACAGCCGTACTGAGAAGTCACTTTTACATAAACTGTCCCTTCAGCGGATACAAAAGCATTGGCCGGAACGATCGGGTTGGTTCCCGCATTGAGATCAGCCATCGACTGGTAATATTGCTTGGTCGCTGTAGGATCACTGAACACGGCCGCCGAAGTAAGATCAAACGTTGCGGTTCCGGCGTTATTGTTGTTACAGCTGAACAGGGTCACATTATTCACGGAAATATTTCCGTATTTAAATTTGAATGCGCCTACCTGCCTGCATGAATTGATCGGATTGTTCGGATTGGAAGGATCCTGATAATGCACACTGTAATAATAGGTTGTGGTCGTACTCACCGTGATCGGTGTTAAGATAGGATTGGCTCCTGATAGTGCATCGTTCTGTGAGCTGTGATAACTGATCTGAAAATTCGTATTTCCATTTAAAATTCCTGCTGATAAAGTATTGAAATTAAAAACCGTCGGGTTCTGGCAGATAATGATTTCTCTGGGATTCGCAGGATTTGCAGCCGGTGTTCCCGGCGGAATGAAGGGCTGCGTCTGTATCGCAGGATCCGTAAACGGAGAAGCCAGTGTTGCCGTGCCGCCCCAGGTTAAAGAAAAGGGTGCCATCGTCGGATTGGTAACATCTACCCAGTTATCGATATATAGGTAATAGGTCTGTCCCGGGAGTACATTAAGATATTGACAGTATGGCGTAAGAGAACCCCCAGCTGCACTTGTAATGGTACTGGTCATATTCATTCCGGTTGAGGCTCCCACCCCGATCACCGTTGCCGCGTTACACCGTATCGGTGTCCCTAAACTTCCGCAGCTAACATTCGGTCCGTAGATCGCCCAGTCGTAATCCGCATCAGAAGAGTTAGGCACGAGATCAAAGGTAAGGGTACCGCCGGTCGCAATGGTAAATTTATACCAGATGGAATTATGTTCACCGGTAGAAAGGCAGCCGCCAAGGTTTTCATTAACGGCACCAATGCCCATTGGAGAATAGGTAATATTTGAGTTTCCGCAAACGGAAAGCGCCGTGGCACAGTCTGCCTGAGCAAAGAGGATATGGGAAACAACAAAGAAAAGAAGTAATAGAGTTTTCTTCATATCATTCGGAGTTTTTGATTATTGTTAAAAGAGATCATTTATCGCCTTTCAAATATAAACAATTCAAATTAAAATACACTAAATTAACACGAATACTTCAATAAATACCACGAAAAAATATGATTATTATAACATTTATTTAATGCTTGTAATATTTCCACAAAGATTATCCAGATGGAAGATTTTATGGAACGGGCTTTTTACCTGCTGCAGATGTTCCTGATCCTGAATAAAAGTATATCGTGACGCAATGGAATTCATATCCGAAACAATCACCAGCCAGCATTCATCCACTGAGGTATCGTAGTATGGGAATTTCTCGTTTTTCTTTTCAATGAGCTCCACGATTTTCTCAGAGCACAGCTCATCAAACAGGCCCATATTGTATTCATACGTAATAAAAACATTTCTGCGGTGGGAAGATT from Chryseobacterium sp. SORGH_AS_0447 includes these protein-coding regions:
- a CDS encoding gliding motility-associated C-terminal domain-containing protein is translated as MKKTLLLLFFVVSHILFAQADCATALSVCGNSNITYSPMGIGAVNENLGGCLSTGEHNSIWYKFTIATGGTLTFDLVPNSSDADYDWAIYGPNVSCGSLGTPIRCNAATVIGVGASTGMNMTSTITSAAGGSLTPYCQYLNVLPGQTYYLYIDNWVDVTNPTMAPFSLTWGGTATLASPFTDPAIQTQPFIPPGTPAANPANPREIIICQNPTVFNFNTLSAGILNGNTNFQISYHSSQNDALSGANPILTPITVSTTTTYYYSVHYQDPSNPNNPINSCRQVGAFKFKYGNISVNNVTLFSCNNNNAGTATFDLTSAAVFSDPTATKQYYQSMADLNAGTNPIVPANAFVSAEGTVYVKVTSQYGCTAVAQITLKFYPAIVVTEATLRSCAIEVTPSVALFNLSTAAVTSQTLPKKYYKSLADAQSGSNEIIGFLNYIAPNSVVYVKVTDTNGCYAIAKVNLIVIPPVYSPVLKDKIICIEDKTILDAGPGFTAYEWSTGATTQTISNVAVGTYWVKLKTGECIATQTVKVYASEEPVISDVDIKNNTVTVNVKGGTPPYRYSMDGVKWQDSNVFTNVPRGDNHIYVKDSYDCDPIDIDIVVPNLVNIITPNGDGVNDVIDYSALGNKQNLVFSIFDRYGNKMFEANRFNAYKWDGTTGGKKVATGTYWYSVSWNENDKKNTLFKYSGWVMVKNRE